A stretch of Argiope bruennichi chromosome 10, qqArgBrue1.1, whole genome shotgun sequence DNA encodes these proteins:
- the LOC129988451 gene encoding 60S ribosomal protein L5-like translates to MGFVKVVKNKSYFKRFQVKFRRRREGRTDYYARVRLVVQDKNKYNTPKYRMIVRFTNKDIICQIAYARIEGDVIVCAAYAHELPRYGIKVGLTNYAAAYCTGLLLARRLLRGFKMDSIYEGVVEPNGEDFTVEDIEGQPGAFRCYLDVGLARTTTGARVFGAMKGAVDGGLDIPHSNKRFPGYDAESKEFNAEVHRKHIFGQHVSEYMRMLMEEDEDAYKKQFSQYIKLGITPDDMEEMYKKAHAAIRANPEHKPPPEKKVVKKRWNRAKMNLKERRNRIKQKKEAVIKKLDAEKAE, encoded by the exons atg GGATTCGTGAAAGtcgttaaaaataaatcctatttcAAGAGGTTTCAAGTTAAATTCAGAAGGCGACGTG aagGAAGAACTGATTACTATGCCAGAGTTCGACTTGTTGTTCAAGACAAAAATAAGTATAACACTCCCAAATACCGAATGATAGTTCGTTTTACGAACAAAGACATTATTTGTCAG ATAGCGTATGCCAGAATCGAAGGTGATGTCATTGTGTGTGCTGCCTATGCACATGAATTGCCTCGTTATGGCATCAAGGTCGGGTTGACTAATTATGCAGCTGCATATTGTACTGGATTATTACTTGCTAGAAGA TTATTGAGAGGTTTCAAAATGGATAGCATCTATGAAGGTGTTGTAGAACCTAATGGTGAAGATTTTACTGTTGAAGATATTGAAGGCCAACCAGGTGCATTCCGTTGCTACCTGGATGTTGGTCTTGCCCGAACTACTACTGGCGCAAGAGTTTTTGGAGCAATGAAAGGTGCAGTTGATGGTGGACTTGACATTCCACACAG TAACAAACGATTCCCTGGATATGATGCTGAAAGTAAAGAATTTAATGCTGAAGTTCACCGCAAGCACATTTTTGGACAGCACGTTTCTGAATACATGAGAATGCTTATGGAGGAAGATGAGGATGCCTACAAAAAGCAGTTTTCCCAATACATTAAATTGGGCATCACTCCTGATGAT atgGAGGAAATGTATAAAAAGGCTCATGCTGCCATCAGAGCCAACCCAGAACACAAGCCTCCTCCTGAAAAGAAGGTCGTCAAGAAACG ATGGAACCGTGCCAAGATGAACCTTAAGGAAAGGAGAAACCGcattaaacagaaaaaagaagCAGTTATCAAAAAACTTGATGCAGAAAAGGCGGAATAG